The Collibacillus ludicampi region AAAGGCCGTTTTCAGTCCTCCGATGGCGCCGCTTACGGCATGGTGAGCTATAATCTCATGGGTGGAACATGTAAAGCGTCGCCTATGCGGCATAAACGGCTATTTTTATCGATTTACGGCTTCAGCACATAGACGGCCCGCTCACCGCCGATGAGTTTCGGACGTGTACGCGCCATCGTCACGTGTGCCGCACCGATCGTCTTGATACTTGGACGAACGGGAACAACCACGGGACGCAGATGCATGCCGATGAATGTATCGCCGATGTCAATCCCCGCGTGTGCCTGAATCCGTTCAACCATCACTGGGTCGTGCAAACGGCGGAAAGCTTCTGCCGCGACCGCACCGCCCGCATGCAGAACCGGCACCACCGTGACCTCCTCCAACTGGAATGCGCGCATCGTTGACCGCTCTACGACGAGCGCGCGGTTCAGATGTTCACAGCATTGAAACGCTACCTGAAAACCATATTGCTCTCTCGCTTCCAATACTGCGTCCACAATCGCTTTGGCTGTGTCGGCCGAGCCAGCTGTCCCAATCTTTTGACCGATGATCTCAGAGCTCGATGCACCGACTACCAAGATCTGTTCCTCCGTCAGACGTGCATGCTCCT contains the following coding sequences:
- a CDS encoding TIGR01440 family protein, whose translation is MLDEIRRQTRQVIDELQEHARLTEEQILVVGASSSEIIGQKIGTAGSADTAKAIVDAVLEAREQYGFQVAFQCCEHLNRALVVERSTMRAFQLEEVTVVPVLHAGGAVAAEAFRRLHDPVMVERIQAHAGIDIGDTFIGMHLRPVVVPVRPSIKTIGAAHVTMARTRPKLIGGERAVYVLKP